The Gemmata palustris genome includes a region encoding these proteins:
- a CDS encoding efflux RND transporter permease subunit codes for MSGLSKFFIDRPIFAAVISIVIVIAGLVSVRSLPIAQYPEIAPPTVEVRCTYTGASATIVAETVAAPVEQQVVGVERMLYMSSQCTNDGTYVLTVTFEVGTNLDDAQVQVQNRVNLALPTLPEEVKQTGVSVKKKSPNILLVVNLTSPDKSRDLLYLSNYATINIVDELKQVEGVGDVTMFGQLDYSMRVWLDPAKVASRNLTAPDIINALKTQNVQVAAGSLGRPPVPTGQAFQYTLSTQGRLTRPEEFGEIIIRTDPDGATTRLRDVISDRRTVTDAAGAKRNLGGIELGAKSEDTGCTLDGKPSVGVPVYQLPGSNAIETAERIKARMTQLKNDFPAGVDYAIVYDTTPFVEESIAEVFHALRDAIILVAIVVLVFLQSWRATLIPLIAVPVAIVGTFAVMAGIGFSLNNLSLLGLVLAIGIVVDDAIVVVEAVEHKLEHGYAPIDAARRAMDEVASPIMAISLVLMAVFVPCAFISGITGQFFKQFAVTIAVSTFFSALNSLTLSPALCAILLKPKAEQTDPLTRGINLLLGWFFRLFNFGFDRGSAGYARSVGWLLRVSVVVLVVYGGLLFLTYKGFTTVPTGFIPTQDKGYLVVNVQLPDAASLERTAIVTSEIERIARGDQDDKENYPGVPGVAHTITIPGTSVIQNANGSNFATLFVVLDEFHNRHKPELRGDAIAGKLRAEFFRRIENASVAVFPPPPVDGLGSAGGFKVMIRDRAAQGLDPLQAATDTVAAKGNETPGLVGLFTPFRSNTPQLFVDVDRTKCLSMGVPLNDVFLTLQVYLGGYYTNDFNQFGRTWQVNLQADPGQRLTPDDVKQLKVRNTNGTMVPLGSVAEVRPVGGPVMVTRYNGVTAAAINGASLPGVSSGQVITSIDQVANDALPQGMNYQWTELTLLQIRAGNTAIVVFALAVVLVYLLLAAQYESLRLPLAVILVVPMCLLCSVIGVAIAKLDINIFVQVGFVVLVGLAAKNAILIVEFAKEKRAEGSTSHAAAVEACRLRLRPILMTSFAFILGVVPLVLAAGAGAEMRRALGISVFSGMLGVTLFGIFLTPVFYHVQEKFGLLFGTPVAPGAEPKERSAAHPNGDGVAADSVATSGPAQAPKT; via the coding sequence GTGTCCGGGCTTTCCAAGTTCTTCATCGACCGACCCATTTTTGCCGCGGTGATCTCGATCGTGATCGTGATCGCGGGCCTGGTGTCCGTGCGCAGCCTCCCGATCGCCCAGTACCCGGAGATCGCCCCGCCGACCGTCGAGGTCCGGTGTACGTACACCGGCGCGAGCGCGACCATTGTGGCCGAGACGGTTGCGGCCCCGGTGGAACAGCAGGTCGTCGGCGTCGAGCGGATGCTGTACATGTCGTCGCAGTGTACCAACGACGGTACTTACGTCCTCACGGTCACCTTCGAGGTCGGGACCAATCTGGATGACGCCCAGGTGCAGGTCCAGAACCGCGTCAACCTCGCGCTCCCGACGCTCCCGGAGGAAGTCAAACAGACCGGCGTGAGCGTCAAGAAGAAGTCGCCCAACATCCTGCTCGTGGTGAACCTGACGTCCCCGGACAAGTCCCGCGACCTGCTCTACCTGAGCAACTACGCGACGATCAACATCGTGGACGAACTGAAGCAGGTCGAGGGGGTCGGCGACGTGACCATGTTCGGGCAGCTCGACTACAGCATGCGCGTCTGGCTCGACCCGGCGAAGGTGGCGTCCCGGAACCTGACCGCGCCGGACATCATCAACGCCCTGAAAACGCAGAACGTGCAGGTCGCCGCCGGGAGCCTCGGGCGCCCGCCGGTCCCGACCGGGCAGGCGTTCCAGTACACGCTCAGCACCCAGGGGCGGTTGACCCGACCGGAGGAGTTCGGGGAGATCATCATCCGCACGGACCCGGACGGGGCGACGACGCGACTCAGGGACGTGATTTCCGACCGCCGAACGGTCACCGACGCGGCCGGGGCCAAGCGGAACCTCGGGGGGATCGAACTCGGGGCCAAGAGCGAGGACACCGGCTGCACCCTCGACGGCAAACCGTCGGTCGGCGTCCCCGTCTACCAGCTCCCCGGGTCCAACGCGATCGAGACCGCGGAGCGCATCAAAGCCCGCATGACGCAACTCAAGAACGACTTCCCGGCCGGGGTCGACTACGCCATCGTTTACGACACCACACCGTTCGTCGAGGAGTCGATCGCGGAAGTGTTCCACGCGCTGCGCGACGCGATCATCCTCGTGGCGATCGTGGTGCTCGTTTTCCTCCAGAGCTGGCGCGCGACGCTGATCCCGCTCATCGCGGTCCCGGTCGCGATCGTCGGCACGTTCGCGGTCATGGCGGGGATCGGGTTCAGCCTGAACAACCTGTCGCTCCTGGGGCTGGTGCTCGCGATCGGGATCGTGGTCGACGACGCGATCGTGGTGGTGGAGGCGGTCGAGCACAAGCTCGAACACGGTTACGCCCCAATTGATGCGGCGCGCCGCGCGATGGACGAGGTGGCGTCGCCGATCATGGCGATCTCGCTGGTGCTGATGGCCGTGTTCGTCCCGTGCGCGTTCATCAGCGGGATCACCGGGCAGTTCTTCAAACAGTTCGCGGTCACGATCGCGGTCTCCACGTTCTTCTCCGCGCTCAACTCGCTCACGCTCAGCCCGGCGCTGTGTGCGATTCTGCTCAAGCCGAAGGCCGAACAGACCGACCCGCTGACGCGGGGAATCAACCTCCTCCTGGGGTGGTTCTTCCGGCTGTTCAACTTCGGATTCGACCGCGGATCGGCCGGGTACGCCCGCAGTGTCGGTTGGTTACTGCGGGTGTCCGTGGTCGTGCTCGTCGTGTACGGCGGGCTCCTGTTCCTGACGTACAAGGGCTTCACGACGGTGCCGACCGGCTTCATCCCGACCCAGGACAAGGGCTACCTGGTCGTCAACGTCCAGCTCCCGGACGCAGCGTCCCTGGAGCGCACGGCGATCGTCACGTCCGAGATCGAGCGGATCGCCCGCGGGGACCAGGACGACAAGGAGAACTACCCGGGCGTACCGGGGGTGGCGCACACCATCACCATCCCGGGCACGTCGGTCATCCAGAACGCGAACGGGTCGAACTTCGCGACCCTGTTCGTCGTGCTCGACGAGTTCCACAACCGTCACAAACCCGAGCTGCGCGGGGACGCCATCGCGGGTAAGCTCCGGGCCGAGTTCTTCCGGCGGATCGAGAACGCCTCGGTCGCGGTGTTCCCGCCCCCACCCGTGGACGGGCTCGGGAGCGCGGGCGGGTTCAAGGTGATGATCCGCGACCGCGCCGCCCAGGGGCTCGATCCGCTCCAGGCCGCGACCGATACGGTGGCCGCGAAGGGGAACGAGACGCCGGGCCTGGTCGGGCTGTTCACGCCGTTCCGGTCGAACACGCCGCAACTGTTCGTGGACGTGGACCGCACCAAGTGCCTCTCAATGGGCGTTCCTCTCAACGACGTGTTCCTCACCCTTCAGGTGTATCTCGGCGGCTATTACACGAACGACTTCAACCAGTTCGGGCGCACCTGGCAGGTGAATCTTCAGGCCGACCCGGGTCAGCGCCTGACCCCCGACGACGTCAAACAACTCAAGGTGCGGAACACCAACGGGACGATGGTCCCGTTGGGGAGCGTGGCCGAGGTGCGGCCCGTCGGCGGCCCGGTCATGGTTACGCGCTACAACGGGGTAACCGCCGCGGCGATCAACGGGGCGTCGCTGCCCGGCGTCAGCTCCGGACAGGTCATCACGTCCATAGATCAAGTGGCCAACGACGCGCTCCCGCAAGGGATGAACTACCAGTGGACGGAGCTGACGTTGCTCCAGATCCGCGCCGGGAACACGGCCATTGTGGTGTTCGCGCTGGCCGTGGTGCTCGTGTACCTGCTGCTCGCGGCCCAGTACGAGAGCCTGCGGTTACCGCTGGCGGTGATTCTGGTCGTCCCGATGTGTTTGCTCTGTTCCGTCATCGGGGTCGCGATTGCGAAACTGGACATCAACATCTTCGTCCAGGTCGGGTTCGTGGTGCTGGTCGGGCTGGCCGCGAAAAACGCGATCCTCATCGTCGAGTTCGCCAAGGAAAAGCGCGCGGAGGGGAGCACCTCGCACGCCGCGGCGGTGGAAGCCTGCCGGTTGCGGTTGCGGCCGATTCTGATGACCAGTTTCGCGTTCATCCTCGGCGTGGTACCGCTCGTCCTCGCGGCCGGGGCCGGGGCCGAAATGCGGCGGGCACTGGGGATCTCGGTCTTCAGCGGCATGCTCGGGGTGACGCTGTTCGGCATCTTCCTCACGCCGGTCTTCTACCACGTGCAGGAGAAGTTCGGGTTGCTGTTTGGTACCCCGGTCGCACCGGGGGCGGAACCGAAAGAACGATCGGCCGCGCACCCGAACGGCGACGGAGTCGCGGCCGATTCGGTCGCGACCAGCGGACCGGCCCAAGCTCCCAAAACCTGA